Genomic DNA from Bacteroidetes Order II. bacterium:
TAGAAACACAACACTTGAATTTAGCACTTCGCTTTCATAGAAGCACGAACTCCCCGCTTTTGCAAAACGGCTGTTGGCGGTTCGTGCTTCTTTCACTATTTGTAATATTTTCCCCATATGTCGTTGTCGATTCCGTTTAGTTCAACTTGTATGGGTTCATTGTCAAAGTCATAAATGATTAGTCCAGCAACAGGTTCTTTAAATTCGGTTCCATCGTCCGCAACAACTTTGAATTTGTTGTCTTTGGTGAACTTATTAATGCGAATGAGGTTGTCGTCGCGCTCTTCAACAAATGTGTTGCGAAAAAAGTTACGATACTTATTGTATTTGTCTGTTGGAATAAGCCTTCCGGATAGAACTCCCATTCCATCGTCTTCCAAACCAATATTTACAGTTCCAATGATTTCATTGTCCGCAAATAGTTTTGAAGGAATTGTATAAACTTTATAGTTGAGTTGGCTTTTTATAAAATAGAAGTTGTCATCATCGAAGCATACAAAAATCACTTTTTCAATTTTGTCTGAATGAGAAACAAATTCCATAACTGTGTCAACCGCAACTCTTGCAGCTTCATTTATAGGATAGCCATAAACACCTGTGCTAATACAAGGGAAAGCAATCGTCTTGCAGTCATTGTCTACAGCTAATTGCAAAGAGTTTTTATAACAATCAGCGAGTTTTTGTGATTCGTTTTTTTGTCCACCATTCCAAACGGGTCCGACCGTATGAATTACAAATTTTGCTTTCAAATTTCCTGCTGTCGTGATAACAGCTTGTCCTGTTTTACAACTACCTTGTCTTGCGATTATTTTTCTACAGTCGTCCAAAATTGCTTGTCCGCCGCTCGATGTATTGCACCGTCCACACCACCACCGCCTAAAAGAGATGTGTTCGCAGCATTTACGATTGCGTCAACTGTCACTTTTGTGATGTCGCCTTTTAGAATTTCTATTTTAGTTCTAATGCTCATTTTGTGTCGTCGTAGCATGACCGCTAACGGAAAAATGTTTGCAAAGGACGGGATTTAATGGCACTTCCTTTGCCCTACGCACAAAATTTATAGAAAGTACAAAAGCCTAAATTACGCACATCAGCCCGCCTTTTCGCAAACATAATGTTATGGGCTGTGCATTTTTATTCAGGTGTATAGTTCTCCCAATACTCTTTCGGACTTACGATTCTCGTCTGTTTGTATGCTGAAAATGTGAAATCATTTGTGTTTCCTGTGATAATGAAGTCTGCCGAGCATTCGTCTGCAAGTTCCAAAATCATAT
This window encodes:
- a CDS encoding macro domain-containing protein, with amino-acid sequence MDDCRKIIARQGSCKTGQAVITTAGNLKAKFVIHTVGPVWNGGQKNESQKLADCYKNSLQLAVDNDCKTIAFPCISTGVYGYPINEAARVAVDTVMEFVSHSDKIEKVIFVCFDDDNFYFIKSQLNYKVYTIPSKLFADNEIIGTVNIGLEDDGMGVLSGRLIPTDKYNKYRNFFRNTFVEERDDNLIRINKFTKDNKFKVVADDGTEFKEPVAGLIIYDFDNEPIQVELNGIDNDIWGKYYK